Part of the Haliaeetus albicilla chromosome 28, bHalAlb1.1, whole genome shotgun sequence genome, CTATGTTTTAGAAAGTCATAAGTTTTCTTGAGAGAAAAACTGGGAataaatttttataaatatataaaaacacacacataaagTGTAGATCTACGCACATAAAACGTAGATTCAGAGCATAAACAAGTAGGAGAGGTAACAGTAAGTCCTTCCATTATCTTTGTTATTTACAAAATAGGTATAGCCTCAGATGGGTAACACTGGAAAATCTGAATCAAATTCTGCGCAGCTGTTCAGACAAAGTTTTACTTAATAAACGTGTGGGCAGGGAAGGACGTTCTCTTAGAAACCGTGGGTATCACTGACTATTACACAAACCAAATCTAGAAAGATTACCAACAGGAAAAACACTGATGGAAGGGATTAGCAGTGGTAGcataatgttttcaaaaaaagacaCAATTCTTTATTACCACTgccatatttatttattgtttttcaaGATGCTGCAGAGAGTATTGGAGTATTGGGAGAGAAACATGAGAAATACTCATTGGAGTGTTTCTTATGAGACCACATTGAACAGGGATTGGAAAAGTGGGTTAAAGTAAGGGAGGGACACAAAACCTAACAGTGTGCACCACATGAGCAGCACTATTTCATCTATATTACAGCATATATATACCATAGCATATATGTGTTTATAGTATACATACTCCAGCAGTGCTTATGAATTTGTAAAAGAAATTGTGGAACTTGCATActgtccctgctgcagctggtaAAGTAAGTTGCTGAGCatggaaaaatatctgaagtgAAGAAGAAATAGATGCTGACAAATGCAGGCATGCATTAGCTAGGTTTACCACATTCTCTTAATGCATCTGCCTCATTAGGAGCATGAACACATTGTCTGAGTGCTTAAGTGTTTCCCCTTTAGTACAGAAATATCTAAGAATTCCTCAAATGGTTAAGCACTTCATTATATTTTGGACTTGCCCAGAACTACAAGGAATAGAGCATAAAAACTGCTAGAAAGCCAAATCCACAGCACCAACAACAGTTTGCAGTTCTGACTGTGATGGTGGATTTAAAGGACTTGTATCTCTCAGGCAGTTCATTGGCACATCAAATCTCAACTTCCAACAAATAAGTATACTGacaacaaaatctgaaaaaccAGAATAGTGTCAGATACGGTcttcaaacaatttttaaaCATAGGGTAAGTTTACAGTTTAGCCTAAAGGTTGTCTGTAGAGTTTATTCACAGACAATGATCCTTAAGGACAGTGAGTAAATAAATACTGATATAATTTAGAATTAGCCAgccaacaatttttttttttaaaatggacactttttttttaaagtcacagCTATTTTGTAATAAGTTTAATTTATAGGAGATGGTACTCTATTAAGCGGTGAAAAAACCAGAATGTAAAGTATTGTGCACATTTTCCTGGagcttttcttatttaattcTTTCAGCTGGGACTATTACTAAGTATTCAGAGGTACAAATGGAGCTTCTGCAGTGACAACTTAATCTGAGTAAATGTATAAAATTaagctgacattttcttttataaaatattaccATAATTAGATATATAGAAAAGGAGAGGGCAGCTATTGCTTTTTCCAAGGTAACGTGTTGGAGATCTCTGGTCTCCTTCAGTCAGCAGCAAGACAGTAACATAAGATAAACAAATCAAAGTGTGGAAAAGGACCAGCTGCCCTCCTTCTTGTTTTCAGTATCAAGTCCATCACTTTGGCTCCCTCTGTCTTTTGTGTTgctaattctgtattttttccatttcaaaatcaCATCTTCAGCCCTTCTTGAAATTCAAGCCCATTTTTAGGTTAGAttaggagaggggaaaaaacaaaagaaaataaaaaaaagggaagaatctTACCGCTGTATTGCATCGTAGCTCCCAAATATGAATCAACAATTGATCCCAGTAAGCCAGCTGCTGCACCAAACACAATAATGGGCCATTGCGGAGCAGATATTTCCAGATCAGTCACGAAAATGAGTTGTGTTATGAAGTAGGCTATACCTACTGCCATGCCCCCAAGCAAACTTGAGAGCAGGCCCACTAAAGTAATTGCTCCATTAGTACCTGaatcaaacaaaaccaagctgaTTTACAAACTTTTTCTTAAAGACTTACATTTGTTCAAATGTTTTATATGAAATCACAACTGTGTTCATAGCTATCTTCCCCTCTTATATCCACAAGGCTCTGCTACCACAGCTTTTATTTACAATTCCCATTACACTGCTGCAAAGCTTAACCTATACCATTACAGCCTATTActattacttttcctttttctaaggCTAGTTATGTAGACATATTTACTAGcatcaaattaaataaaaccatatAGCACACCTCATAATGTCACCTGGTATTTGTGTGCTGTAAGGGGGGCACAGGAGAAAAAGGTATTTGCTCCAAAAATACAGAGCTTGAGATGTGCATGTTATTAAAACAAtgcctctttctctttcagaagaaGTATACCAAGATATATTTCACCAACAAATTTAAAAGACTGAACAAAATCCATAGAAATGAAGATGTTTGACAGCTCACTgaataaaaatctgaagaactcttataaaaagaaaaaaaaagcccatgcATTTAAATCCTATCCCATAAGATCTAAAACTCAGATCAACACGCCAACAAGACTCAAAAAAGACAAACTGCTTTAAGGTAGCAATGTCATCCACTGTGTAGACAAGGTGTGACAGGCAGAAGGTTCACTTCACCCACCCTTGGTAAGATATCAAAGGAAATGAGCGCTTTGGTTAAGAAGTGAATATTCTGTAGTGTCTGTAGTGAATATATATCTTCTTCTACTGCTAAGGTCTGCAAAATTTACTTGATAACTTGTATTCTTTATATCACTGGCAATATAAACACTTTTAATAGTGCCAGAGATGAGAAGTGACAGCATTAACTAAGAATGATTTTAGCTCCTTCCCTGGATGCTATGTTGGTGCATCTCACCAATGAGATGCAGCAGAAACACAAATGAGTGTATTCCATTTCAATGAATGTATTCCTGCTAACATTTTTTAATCCCAGATTTCtgatgtttgggttttgggggcttttttcaaactttttcaaGTTGGATGCATAATTCAAAACAGATTAGCAAAATATTAAGAACACATAGAACAGGTAACACCTCACCTACTGGAACCTTTTCCCAGGTTGTTATCAACCTTGGCTTGCTTTTACTCATAACGCTACCGATCTCTGAAGCCCATGTATCACCAGCAGAGCATGCCAAAGCTCCCAAAAGGGATAAGCACATCCATGATGCTGTGTATTGCTTTGAAAAGTCAATAGGAATTTCACCCGGTCCATTTTCTATCATATATAAGACAGCCAGCTCAGTAGGAACACCACCATTACAGAATACTTGCACCCAATTTCTCTGTCCACCTaaagtgacaaaaaaataaattttaatattttcaggcAAAATACCTTGACAGGCAACAGCAtgagacaaaagcaaaatacacatatgtaaagttaaatttaaaaagacacactttcaaaacagaaactaGATAGCAATTTCTTAAATagaacagaagcaaaagcaaagtcaCTTGCTAACGTTCATAGGAATGGGGGTGGAGAGGAGGCACAACAATGCTGTTCcctactgtcatggtttaaccccagccagcaactaagccccacgcagccactcactcactccccccccaacccagtgggatggaggagaaaatcaggaaaagaagtaaaactcttgggttgagataagaatggtttaatagaacagaaaagaagaaactaataatgataacactaataaaatgacaacagtagtaataaaaggattggaatgtacaaatgatgcacagtgcaattgctcaccacccaccgatcgacgcccagttagtccccgagaggcgatcccccacccccactccccccagtttatatactgggcatgacgtcccatggtctggaataccccgttggccaccttgggtcagctgccctggctgtgtcctgtgccaactccttgtgcccctccagctttcttgctggctgggcatgagaaactgaaaaatccttgactttagactaaacattacttagcgACAACTGAAAATgttggtgtgttatcaacattcttctcatactgaactcaaaacatagcactgtaccagctactaggaagacaattaactccatcccagctgaaaccaggacacctacTCTGGATGTTCTATCTCATCTGACTCTCTGAAAGGAAGAGGAATATGCAGTATTTATTCTCCACAAGGGaactgaaagaattaaaatgttATGGCTTACCTTCTTTGTATTCTGaatctattttcttctttgcatcttttttccatttagtaagttttgaagaagtaacaaaaaacacaaataaagaAGTGAAGAAACTGTAATTTGCAACTGTAAGTATAAATCCAACCACCAATcctatgaaggaaaaaaaaagtatataaagTTCCTTCATGTAACAATGCctgctttgcaaagcaattAAGTGTTTTGAATCTCTTGAATATGAAGAGTGTCTTCATGATAAACCTAAGACAATCATGCAATAAGAGAGTTACTGAAAACACCTAATACCTGTATGAGAATTCCAGAGACATcttgactggaaaaaaaaaatcagttatctTTATAATTGCCTCTTAAATTTTGTGCTAAATTGCTAATTTTATTGCTATTGCTAAAATGTGTGATTTTTAAGACCTTCTTTTGCCACAAATCAGTAATactgtgcaaaaataaaagacagagcagtaaaaaaaaaaaaagagccaaagGATATATAATTGAAACTTAAGTACTCTGCCTGAAGAATATGACTATTTGTATAAGAAGCATATATACAGCTGTGGCTGTGTCTCTATCAGCAAGTTTATCTTCAGTTTGGGAATCAAATCCCTCCCCCAGGGTCTCTAAGATAACCTGGATAACCCTCCTCCGTATCTTAACGgatgctgcttcttccttctgtgcctcattctctttttctgtttctgatttttatgccatctttttatttctgtaattttcttaattattt contains:
- the TMEM19 gene encoding transmembrane protein 19 isoform X2, which codes for MCLHRLKILCAGRALHLTDLGKRTENIGRGTYEATFNERLGAERGVKDNIINAMVFSLWLPMSCYQEDFFKEYLKMMVNIVVLNLLICISLVFWIVSMTASTYYGTLRPISPWRWLFSVLVPLMIATQGFKKKSLDHSGALGGLVVGFILTVANYSFFTSLFVFFVTSSKLTKWKKDAKKKIDSEYKEGGQRNWVQVFCNGGVPTELAVLYMIENGPGEIPIDFSKQYTASWMCLSLLGALACSAGDTWASEIGSVMSKSKPRLITTWEKVPVGTNGAITLVGLLSSLLGGMAVGIAYFITQLIFVTDLEISAPQWPIIVFGAAAGLLGSIVDSYLGATMQYSGFDQNIGMVVNHQTKDSKHISGKPILDNNTVNLFSSVIIALVLPSVAWCFWPRG
- the TMEM19 gene encoding transmembrane protein 19 isoform X3; translation: MSCYQEDFFKEYLKMMVNIVVLNLLICISLVFWIVSMTASTYYGTLRPISPWRWLFSVLVPLMIATQGFKKKSLDHSGALGGLVVGFILTVANYSFFTSLFVFFVTSSKLTKWKKDAKKKIDSEYKEGGQRNWVQVFCNGGVPTELAVLYMIENGPGEIPIDFSKQYTASWMCLSLLGALACSAGDTWASEIGSVMSKSKPRLITTWEKVPVGTNGAITLVGLLSSLLGGMAVGIAYFITQLIFVTDLEISAPQWPIIVFGAAAGLLGSIVDSYLGATMQYSGFDQNIGMVVNHQTKDSKHISGKPILDNNTVNLFSSVIIALVLPSVAWCFWPRG